The proteins below come from a single Accipiter gentilis chromosome W, bAccGen1.1, whole genome shotgun sequence genomic window:
- the LOC126035400 gene encoding 60S ribosomal protein L37-like — protein MTKGTSSFGKRRNKTHTLCRRCGSKAYHLQKSTCGKCGYPAKRKRKYNWSAKAKRRNTTGTGRMRHLKRVYRRFRNGFREGTMPKPKRAAVAASGSS, from the exons ATG aCAAAGGGTACATCCTCGTTTGGTAAGCGACGAAATAAGACACACACCTTGTGTCGTCGATGTGGATCCAAGGCATACCATCTGCAGAAATCTACCTGTGGGAAATGTGGTTACCCTGCTAAGCGTAAGAGAAAGT ATAACTGGAGCGCAAAGGCTAAAAGACGCAACACCACTGGTACTGGTCGCATGAGGCACTTGAAAAGGGTCTACCGTCGATTCAG GAATGGATTCCGTGAGGGAACCATGCCGAAGCCCAAGAGAGCAGCTGTTGCAGCCTCCGGTTCATCGTAA